From the genome of Chitinophagales bacterium:
TATCACTTCTTCCACAATCTTTTTCGGCACCTCAAATGAATAGACTGCAATTTCACGAAAGAAAAAGCTGGTAGGCTTATCCTTAATAACAATGCTTAATTGCTGGTATAAGTGAATTGCTTTTGCCATCCAGGTAAATTTTTCCGCTACATTTCCGGGTAGCAGAATGGCAAGTAATCCGGTACCCGGCTTTAACAGCTCTTTACTATGGTCGAGCAGTTCTTTAAAAGGGAGCCTGTCATTATGCCTGGCCACATTTACAGCAGGATTTGGAGACCGAAACTGATTCTCATAAAAGGGAGGATTGGTAATTACGAGGTCAAACTTATAAGGAGGGTTATATTTCTTAAAATCTTCATTTAGAATTTTTAAACGCTCTTTCCAGGGGGAATTCTGACAATTTTCAGTTGCCTGCTTATAGCTTTGTTCATCAATTTCAACACCTTCAATATCACATTGTGTTCTCTGTGCCAGTATTAATGATAATAGACCCGTGCCTGTTCCCACATCCAATATTTTTCCATAAACAGGTACAGGAATAGAAGCACCAAGTATACATGCATCCGTTGTAACTTTCATTGCACTGCGATCCTGATCAATGCGGAATTGCTTAAACTGAAAAAAAGAGTTAGACATAATTTCGGGGCGCTAAGATAATTCGGTTTCATTATGGATTCGCATATGAGAGAAAATTATTGAGACCTGATTCATTATGCTTTAGAATGTTAGAATCCTGCATGTAGAATTAACAAATTTTGGAAGACAGGACTATTGAATATGATTTAATCGCTCTCTAAACTGTCTTGCTTTCCGTCTGATTTCCTATAGTTTTGCAGGAATTCATGATCAGAATAGGAATACTTTTTGGAGGTGCCTCACGTGAGCGGGAAATATCTTTTGCGGGTGGAAGAACGGTTTACGATAACCTTAATAAAAACCTCTTCGAACCTATTCCTGTTTTTGTGGATTCCCTCGGTAATTTTATACTGCTTGAATGGAAATATCTTTATAAGGGAACAATAAGAGACTTTTACCCGCCTGTCAATAAGCGTCCGCAATCATCCTATCATTTTCAGGCTTATCTGGAATCCCTTGGGGCTCTTGACGGCGGGCAACTCGATGCGATAATTCACGAAGTAGGACAGAAAGTTTCTGTAGAGCAGTTAGGTGAAAAAATTGATTTTGCTTTTCTCGCATTGCATGGGTCTTTTGGAGAAGACGGGACTATACAAGGTCTTTTGGAATGGATGAATATTCCTTATTCGGGTTCCGGTATACTGTCTTCCTCGATTGGTATGGATAAGGTATTTCAAAAAAAGATGATGAAGTCAGCCGGTTGGAATACTGCTGATAGTATCATGGTTGAAAGAAATAGCTGGTTAGTCTCCGAAAATCAGCTATCTGTATATAAAAGATCCATAAAAAAAATTGGTTTTCCACTGGTGATACGGCCTGCCAATCAGGGGTCATCTATTGGGGTATCTATTATTGAAAAAGATGATTTTGAATTCTTTAGAAATGCAGTTGATAGAGCTTTCTTTATTAAATCTGTTTCGGCAGAAAAATGGAATATATTATCCCAGGAAGAAAAGCGGGAATGGGTACGGGCTACCTCAGAAATTAAAGATGGAACAGGAATTCCTTTTATAATAAACCACCAGAGAATTGACGATCCGGCAAAATTATTTGAATATTTAGAAAAGAGATTTACAGAATCGCAGGATCCCATTTTGCTGCAAAGCATTTATGAAGAGCAGCAGGTGCTGTTGGAAGAATTTATTGATGGCATTGAATTTTCCT
Proteins encoded in this window:
- a CDS encoding methyltransferase, yielding MSNSFFQFKQFRIDQDRSAMKVTTDACILGASIPVPVYGKILDVGTGTGLLSLILAQRTQCDIEGVEIDEQSYKQATENCQNSPWKERLKILNEDFKKYNPPYKFDLVITNPPFYENQFRSPNPAVNVARHNDRLPFKELLDHSKELLKPGTGLLAILLPGNVAEKFTWMAKAIHLYQQLSIVIKDKPTSFFFREIAVYSFEVPKKIVEEVITIKGNDNRFTLQFQHLMRPFYLHL